The following proteins come from a genomic window of Brevibacillus antibioticus:
- a CDS encoding sugar nucleotide-binding protein — translation MEEKRRVLLLGASGYLGSQIYQELLRDNTIDLIGTCFSAQAVHQLLRVDVTDTLSFSAILHEFSPHVVIWALMSATDERELIEKGLDVLLSQLPEKSKLIFISTDGIFGKGTGSYREEDPPEPLDGRNLIATYSNAKIRGEARIRERHPNHVIVRVGPIYGRNCVGQWDKRVASMCADLEAGREISRTGNLYKTFVHVEDVGNAIHELLHGSYHGTLHLGPAKKESYYSFYKKMALALGLNADGVKETLLTEAEALERGIPLDTSLRTKKAHELLQTRFRQAGWENGNENDKGV, via the coding sequence ATGGAGGAGAAACGCCGCGTATTGTTGCTAGGGGCTAGCGGCTACTTGGGAAGTCAAATCTATCAGGAGCTTTTGCGGGATAATACCATTGATCTGATAGGTACATGCTTTTCTGCACAAGCTGTCCATCAATTGCTTCGGGTCGATGTGACTGACACCCTTTCTTTTTCAGCGATCCTACATGAATTTTCACCACATGTTGTCATTTGGGCGTTGATGAGTGCTACAGATGAACGCGAGCTAATAGAAAAAGGCTTGGATGTACTGCTTTCTCAGTTGCCGGAAAAGAGCAAATTGATCTTCATCTCCACAGACGGTATTTTCGGAAAAGGAACAGGCTCTTATCGGGAAGAAGATCCGCCTGAGCCATTAGATGGGAGAAACCTGATAGCAACTTATTCGAATGCCAAAATACGAGGGGAAGCACGTATTCGCGAGCGGCATCCCAATCATGTCATCGTGCGAGTCGGCCCTATCTATGGTCGCAATTGCGTTGGGCAATGGGATAAACGCGTCGCTTCGATGTGTGCAGACCTGGAAGCTGGCCGTGAAATAAGCCGGACAGGTAATTTGTACAAGACGTTTGTCCATGTGGAAGACGTGGGGAATGCCATCCACGAATTGCTGCACGGCTCTTACCACGGAACGCTTCATCTCGGTCCAGCAAAGAAAGAGAGTTATTATTCTTTTTACAAAAAGATGGCTCTGGCATTAGGGCTGAATGCTGATGGTGTAAAAGAAACCTTGTTAACAGAAGCAGAGGCGCTAGAACGAGGGATTCCCTTGGATACTTCGTTGCGTACGAAAAAGGCGCATGAACTGCTTCAGACCCGTTTTCGTCAGGCGGGATGGGAAAACGGCAACGAGAACGACAAAGGAGTGTAG
- a CDS encoding aspartate/glutamate racemase family protein, whose product MKTIGLIGGMSWESSLVYYRLINETVKERLGGLHSAKSVLYSVDFAEIEEMQREGRWEEAGERMALAAKSLEAAGADLIVLCTNTMHKLAYAIEEATSLPFLHIADATAQAIINHGHKRVALLATRFTMEQDFYTGRLRDIHGLEVLLPDEQERTLVHEIIYNELCVGIIREESKRTYQAIIERLVKEGAEAVILGCTEIGLLITAQDCTVPVFDTTAIHAEAAVEAALR is encoded by the coding sequence ATGAAAACAATCGGATTAATTGGCGGCATGAGCTGGGAGTCCTCCTTGGTCTACTACCGCTTGATCAATGAAACGGTCAAAGAGCGGCTGGGTGGTCTGCATTCGGCAAAAAGCGTCCTGTATTCCGTTGATTTTGCGGAGATCGAAGAAATGCAACGAGAAGGGCGTTGGGAAGAAGCAGGCGAGCGGATGGCGCTTGCCGCGAAAAGTCTGGAAGCGGCAGGAGCCGACCTGATTGTTCTCTGTACAAATACGATGCACAAGCTGGCATATGCCATCGAAGAAGCGACTAGCCTGCCTTTTCTTCATATCGCGGATGCGACAGCGCAAGCGATCATAAACCACGGGCATAAACGAGTGGCACTGCTTGCGACGCGATTTACGATGGAGCAGGATTTCTATACAGGGCGTCTGCGTGATATTCATGGATTAGAGGTACTGCTACCGGATGAACAAGAGCGAACACTCGTCCATGAGATTATTTACAATGAGCTGTGTGTCGGGATCATTCGCGAAGAATCCAAGCGTACATACCAGGCGATTATTGAACGACTGGTCAAGGAAGGCGCTGAGGCAGTCATCCTCGGTTGCACGGAAATCGGTCTATTGATCACAGCCCAAGATTGCACGGTCCCGGTCTTTGATACGACTGCGATTCATGCAGAGGCAGCTGTGGAGGCTGCTTTGCGGTAG
- a CDS encoding pentapeptide repeat-containing protein, producing MNLKAEPLDLQMADISRSKWQEVKAEELDMDNVSLAKTRINNANISQMILNDVNMGGLKISNANLSGAGIQHADFSHAVIDHVHLFGTEFHNVVLPMEGDGNYNPDGQYKPVSFHSCNLSNGQFRNCDLSNVEITDCDITGLKINGILISDLIKDK from the coding sequence ATGAACTTGAAGGCGGAACCGTTAGACTTGCAAATGGCTGATATATCAAGGTCTAAATGGCAGGAGGTTAAAGCTGAGGAACTTGACATGGATAATGTCAGCTTGGCGAAGACCAGAATAAATAACGCAAATATAAGTCAAATGATTTTGAATGATGTGAATATGGGTGGACTCAAAATCTCCAACGCAAACTTGTCAGGTGCAGGCATTCAGCATGCGGATTTCAGCCACGCTGTTATTGACCACGTCCATTTGTTTGGAACAGAATTTCACAATGTGGTTCTTCCTATGGAGGGAGACGGAAATTATAATCCCGATGGACAATACAAACCCGTAAGTTTTCATAGCTGCAATCTTTCAAATGGGCAATTCAGAAATTGTGATTTATCTAATGTGGAAATAACGGATTGCGACATTACTGGATTGAAAATAAACGGTATCTTGATTTCGGATTTAATCAAGGACAAGTAA
- a CDS encoding putative 2-aminoethylphosphonate ABC transporter substrate-binding protein produces the protein MKKWHYPLLASILSITFLAGCGQSPGSQPNTQSSTKESTKASGEITVYTALEDDQIKTYLESFKAKYPDVKVNIVRDSTGIITAKLLAEKDNPQADVVWGTAATSLLVLEQQGMLEGYSPKGIEKVSPEFKDSKEPASWVGIDAWETAVAVNTKELEKRNLPIPRSYEDLIKPEYKGLVVMPNPASSGTGLLTINGIMQVKGEKEGWAYLDKLHENMAIYTHSGSKPAKMAASGEYPIGISFGYRSITEKKKGAPIEVVFPTEGSGWDVEANALMKKSEIKPEAKLFLDWAISDEVMKAYNKNFAIVSVKQEGATLPEGYAVDPIKQLIKLDLNQAAQNRDNILGEWEKRYATKSEPK, from the coding sequence ATGAAGAAATGGCATTATCCTTTACTTGCTTCCATTCTATCAATCACGTTTTTAGCAGGATGTGGACAATCACCAGGATCACAACCAAACACACAATCTTCCACAAAGGAAAGTACAAAGGCCTCAGGAGAGATTACGGTTTATACGGCGCTGGAGGATGACCAGATCAAAACGTATTTGGAATCCTTCAAAGCGAAATATCCAGATGTAAAGGTCAATATCGTCCGCGATTCTACAGGGATCATCACAGCAAAGCTGCTGGCGGAAAAAGATAATCCACAAGCAGACGTCGTATGGGGAACAGCAGCGACAAGCCTGCTGGTACTCGAACAGCAAGGCATGCTCGAAGGGTATTCTCCGAAAGGAATCGAGAAGGTATCCCCGGAGTTTAAGGATTCCAAGGAACCTGCCAGTTGGGTAGGAATCGATGCGTGGGAGACTGCGGTCGCGGTCAACACCAAGGAGCTAGAAAAACGCAATTTGCCCATACCGCGCTCATACGAAGACCTGATCAAGCCGGAGTACAAAGGATTGGTCGTGATGCCAAATCCAGCCTCTTCTGGAACTGGGCTTCTCACCATCAACGGAATCATGCAAGTAAAAGGAGAGAAAGAAGGCTGGGCGTACCTCGACAAGCTGCATGAAAATATGGCGATTTACACGCATTCCGGCTCGAAGCCAGCCAAAATGGCCGCATCGGGCGAATATCCAATCGGCATTTCCTTTGGCTACCGTTCGATTACCGAGAAGAAAAAAGGCGCGCCTATTGAAGTCGTCTTTCCAACAGAAGGCTCGGGTTGGGATGTAGAGGCGAATGCTTTGATGAAAAAGAGTGAGATCAAGCCAGAAGCCAAGCTGTTCTTGGACTGGGCTATCTCCGATGAAGTCATGAAGGCCTATAACAAGAACTTCGCCATCGTCAGTGTCAAGCAAGAAGGAGCGACACTCCCGGAAGGCTATGCAGTAGATCCGATCAAGCAACTAATCAAGCTCGACTTGAATCAAGCCGCACAAAATCGTGACAACATCTTGGGTGAGTGGGAAAAACGATACGCGACCAAGAGCGAACCTAAGTAA
- a CDS encoding putative 2-aminoethylphosphonate ABC transporter ATP-binding protein: protein MTQSYLSIQGVSKRFGLFAALEHISIGIDRNEFVCLLGPSGCGKTTLLRMLAGLEQPTTGKMILGGREITSLPPAKRNIAMMFQSYALFPNLTAAENIAFGLQEKKLGKKEIAAKVEEALDMVDLSHAAAKYPSQLSGGQQQRIALARAIALSPDILLLDEPLSALDAKVRQKLRREIRRLHEQYGMTTVMVTHDQDEALTMADKIVVMDHGEVVQVGTPEEIYNRPATPFVADFIGAINFFEYSRFENAQSDPNRLLAIRPEHVRLLQQESECTMPATISEIEFRGAFYRIFLEWQEEGQRKKELLTIDLIAAEAQRLGIARGKKVWLEFPLENLLTFEHAPTIEEQG, encoded by the coding sequence ATGACACAATCCTATCTATCCATTCAAGGGGTCAGTAAACGCTTTGGTTTGTTTGCCGCATTAGAGCACATTTCCATCGGAATTGACAGGAATGAATTTGTTTGTCTGCTCGGTCCCAGTGGCTGCGGTAAAACGACATTACTGAGAATGCTGGCTGGATTGGAACAGCCGACAACAGGCAAGATGATTCTGGGAGGCAGGGAGATTACTTCTCTGCCTCCTGCAAAACGAAACATTGCGATGATGTTCCAGTCGTACGCCTTGTTTCCCAATTTGACGGCTGCCGAAAACATTGCTTTTGGCCTGCAAGAAAAGAAGCTAGGGAAAAAAGAGATCGCAGCCAAAGTAGAAGAGGCGCTAGACATGGTTGATTTGTCTCATGCCGCCGCCAAATATCCCAGCCAGCTCTCAGGCGGTCAACAGCAGCGAATTGCCTTGGCGCGAGCGATTGCACTATCGCCGGATATCTTGCTTTTAGACGAACCACTATCCGCATTGGATGCAAAGGTAAGACAAAAGCTGCGCCGGGAGATTCGGCGTTTGCATGAGCAGTACGGCATGACAACAGTGATGGTCACCCATGACCAGGATGAGGCATTGACCATGGCAGACAAGATCGTCGTCATGGATCACGGAGAGGTCGTTCAGGTAGGTACACCCGAGGAGATCTATAACAGACCAGCGACTCCGTTTGTTGCTGATTTTATCGGAGCGATCAACTTTTTTGAGTACAGTCGCTTTGAGAATGCGCAATCTGATCCGAATCGCTTACTTGCGATCAGACCGGAGCATGTGCGGCTTTTGCAGCAAGAATCCGAATGCACCATGCCTGCGACTATTTCCGAAATAGAATTTCGCGGTGCTTTTTACCGAATCTTTCTGGAGTGGCAAGAGGAAGGGCAGAGAAAAAAAGAGCTTCTTACCATAGATTTAATAGCGGCCGAGGCACAAAGACTTGGAATTGCCCGAGGCAAAAAGGTGTGGCTGGAGTTTCCGCTGGAGAATTTGCTGACATTTGAGCATGCGCCAACCATAGAGGAACAGGGGTGA